From the genome of Tripterygium wilfordii isolate XIE 37 chromosome 6, ASM1340144v1, whole genome shotgun sequence:
AGATGACTCTTGAATACCCTATAAGGCTTTTCTAGTTACAATGCATAGGACATTTCAAATCTagaatatatcaaaatttcattaATGCCAACACATTCATCCTCCATCCTTCTTCTAATATAATATGCTACATACCTCAGTACCTCTCAGATAGCAAAACTAACCTTGCAACTGGAATTTGTTTACTAAGGCCTACAGAGACAGAGTGGCCCAAAAGGGTGGTGGCCAAAGTAACCATGTAACTTCTGGGCAGCAAGAGAACGGTTCAATTTTGCCATCCTTCATATCATAGGCTCCCAAGTCATGACCTGCGGTCAAGGCTGTTGATGCACCCATGATGTAGTTCATATGACCGTGCGTGCAATCGTCAGTGAAATAAATGTAATTGGCTTTGCACTGAGGAAAATCATTAGCACAGAGAGACAATGCAAAGTTATTTCCAACAAACAACATTCGATTTTGGAGACTGGTAACTTTGGTCCATGTCAGCACCTCTTCATCAAActcaaaaactttaaaatcacTTGTTTTGTATAGATATACTTCACCTCCATTATCACCATCCTCATTGTCATCAACTCCATCTCTGTTATCAACATCCTCATCCTCATTGTTATAATCATTGTCATCAACTCCATCTCCGTTATCATCATCCATGTTATAGTCAATGTCATCAACTATATCACCGttatcatcatcctcatcctcattgTTATTATCCTTGTCATCAACGTCATCCCCGttatcatcatcctcatcctcgAAGAAATTGTAATTGTGAGAATTAGCATgatcaacattctcatcaaTATCGTGACCATGACAATTGATAGAATTAACGTTACGGAAACAAGATTTTAGTCTCCTAGAAACCAGCAGTAATACATCACCTGAGACTACTAAGTAATTTTTGTCTCCTATAATAGCAGGTTGGGGAGTCAATATGATCCTAAATTTAGGGACTGGACCCTCCAAATCACATACAACAAGCGTTCCAGCAGAATCCACAGCATAGAAATTTCCTTTCCAGTAAACAACATCATAGAAAAAGATTAATTCATCTTGCTGGTGTACTAAAGTCCATCTCTGATCTCCTTCCCTACAGAAGGCTAAATGCCCCAAATCTCCATAAATACCCATGGCCATGTAACCTCCACTAGGGAACGGATTCTCAACCACAGTTACCTTGTCAAAGAAACAGTATTTCATGAATTCTCCACTTCGTCTTTCCTCATCCCCCAAGTCGTTTCGAAAAATATATTCTTCTCGGCCAAGTTCAGAAACACCAAAACCCACAATCTCAGGAAATGTTGTGATAGGTGGAAGTTGAATCTGTGACCTTGTGACTGGATTTAGCAGAAACACATCAGGGCTTTTATCCACCATCACCATCCACCCACAAGATGATCCGCAGCATCGCCTTCCGCAAAGTTCAGGTAACTCCTTAGTATGAACCTTCCTGTCATAGAAACTGTAGAATCGACAAATATCGCTACTGTCCTCTGGCAGCATCAGCCATGGAAGTTGGTGGTGAGGTTTGGGTTTGAAGGGTGTCTCCTTCAACACCGATTGCCATGGCCCGCAGACAGCTTGAGCACGGATATAGTCTTCTACTGATAGAAGCTTTGCAATGGCTTCTAGTATGTCGGTTTTCAGACTGGCCCAATCAGTAGTCATTGTAATCatgtactgttttttttttcaaatcagaAACCCAAAAAAGACATAGACAATTAGACTAGAGTGCTCCTTTATATGAAGTAGTTAATTAACTCCCCAAATATCTAGTAAACCTAATTCCCATAAAATCGGTTTGACCTTGTTTAACTTTAATCTGAATCTGAAAGAGGTACCCTTGAGTTTACTATTCATTACAGACTTGAAGTGTAGTATTCTTAAAATTGAACATCCAGTCTCAACTAACACTaaacaaaaaacagaaacaCTAAAGAAACACAAAGATTTGACAATATAAAGAGGAATTAGTACCAGAAACATTAAAGAAACAAAGATTTGACATTATAAAGAGGAATTAGTACCAGAAACATTAAAGAAACAACTATTTGACATTACAAAGAGGAATTAGCACCAGAAACATCAAAAGAATTCATTGTAAACTTAAATCGTCCAACACTCGAGCACACAAAAACAGACAAAACCTGAACTTCACAATCCATCAGGAATCCGTATACAGAAATACTGAGTCATCCACTGAATCCCAACAAATAATTCAAGGTTTTCTCCCAAGAGAAAAAATCGAGCACACAAACATTCACAcaaaagaggagaaaagaaaaataatttcgaCATCAAGTTATAAGGAGAAAAAATAGAGACGAATCTTATAGAACAAACCACCTTATCAGAGGAAACTGAAGATTGGCTTTTCATAGCGGACCACCGCACCGCACCGCACCTGTCtcagagagggagggagagagcaGTGTTTCTCGACTCTCGAGTCTTaacaaagaagaaacagaaTTGTGTGTGGGGCAGATAAATAGCACTTGGGAAGGAATTGGTCTTACCGAAATGCCCTTTGTTTTATGACATCACAATATGATAACATGTGGTCAATTATATCATTAACAAATAAACTGAATTGTAAACAAAATTTCCATTCCCATATAAATAAGAGTGGGTGACTGGTGAGTAGTACTGATATGAAGATAATCATCAATCAACTCTCTTGATTAGAGGAGCTAATTGCTTAATTAACTGCAACATGACAACTCATGTGATTGATAGATATAAAAAGGGTATTATAGGGATTTTTTAGGGTAAGTTTGCATGACCACAATAATATATGAGAATCAAACTTAGAAAGTTATGGAATCTAATAGTTTTTGGACACTTTTGTCCTTCCAAGGcaaaataatttaatgttataaaagaaaaatgtcaaaatctAGAAGgagaataattaaaaattactttTGTAACTTGAAGAGATTAAATAAGAAGTATTAAGGATGAAAGCATCCATCTTCCTTGCTTTCTTTAGGGGGAGAATTATTGGAATATGTACTCCATTGATCTAAATCAAGTAAGTGATTCCCATTAAATTATGCATGTGAGAGattaagaagaaaaagggaATCTGATTGCTGCTTTGTCTCCTCCAAAGCAATCGAGACATCATGAATGAGACTTTTGAGTACTTGACTTTCTAACCAAAACAAAACCTTACTGTTCTCTGTCCACCAGGCCGACCATGCGACCTTGACTCTGCTCTTTTGAGGTTTTGTCTTCATCTTCACAACGTAGTAATTTCAACGAATACAAACTTCAATTCCAGTTTAACaactttaattttctttcctggTTTGTATTTAGTGCCAACTGTGGGTCCCTTCTCACGCTTTATGTGTTTCCAATGTCATCAGAATCGGGTTACACCTAAGATCCAACCATAAAAACGAGTCATCATAAAGAGAGAAATATTGACTCGTGATGTTTTAACCAAattattctctttcttcttttttttaatcgtaattaatatatttttcatttgaagtGTTGGGAGATTTTTAGAATAAAATCTCGCATTTGATTTGCACAATCTTCGAAGAATCTCTTTTTACAGTCAAGTTAGGGGCAACTAGTCTAGTCTAGTCGTGCTACAACAATACATTGTATACATTACCTTGAAAGTTGACGTCAATTAAAGGAATTTTTTTGGGGGAATTCATTGTTGGAAACTTGTTTACTAATTTAATTGACACGCTAAATACAATGGAAGATGTATGGAATAATGTGTGATGAGAATTGAATTCCAAGTGTAATCATATTAGCGTGGACAATACTCTAGGATTATTATTCTGCTAAGTTGAATGGAATATTGTAAGTGAAGGACGTCCATGGCGTATTGGTTCAACCATGAATTCAACGTTCCAATTCCTATATTCACCATGCCATAGTCAATCTAGATCAAGGGCACTTGCAAGAAGGACCGAGGAGGGTGGGCAATTGTTCACCCGGAATGTTTGGCGttgtttttcatatattttgaagatataattcaaaaaaaatttcatgggcGCTACGTCGGGAATCATATGATTCTTCCGGTCTTCCCTCTAACAGATAATCCTGCGTCCGCCCTTGATCTAGATGGCCCATTAATGGCTTATGTTGGGGCAGTAGGGATTCAGGTCCACAACAAACTTCAAGGCCCATACGATTCCCAATTTTTGAAGGCCCAAAGCTGATAGAACCATCGGACCATAAACGATTGAATTCCCAGGCGCTTCAAATAAGGTCCAATAGAGAAAGCCCATCAATAGTGGTGGGTAATTTTCTTTGCGGCCCACAATTGACCCCCCAAGATGTTAACCGGCGTCGTTTCAATCCCATCCCCTTGTCGGCTGTCTCTCTGCTCTGCTGGTATCTGTTTCGGTGAAAGAGTCAaaagagaggaggagaagaagaagaaaaatggatcCTCGAATGTGGCACCGAGTTGCTGCTGTTTCTGGTATCGCATTCTATTTCTCTCTAATACTCTCTAATCtctattatttgtttgtttgtgtaacTATTAATATTGCCTGCGAACGGGAACAGGTGTTGCGGCACTTGGGTTAGGAACCTATGGTGCTCATGTGTTTAAGCCTAAAAACCCCGCTTACAGAGAGGTTCTTTTCTACTTTGCGTTCCAATTTTTATacgatttattttttttagggttcttttttctcaatttatgcttaattttttgtaaaaaatggAAGGTTTGGCAAACTGCTTCGATTTACCATCTTGTTCACACCGCAGCACTTCTTGCTGCACCGATCACCAAACACCCCAATATTGTGAGTTCTTTATCGCTATTGAATCTAATTTTTCCATGCTTCAGTTCATTGCTTGCTTACTTTACTGGCTCTCCTAGGtgattatttttctctttcttgatgCAAGTTATGAAATTTGATTATAATTCATACCATTCGAATAAAATGCTAGAATTCTGAGAGAGATGGTTTTTCTTTTATGGGTTAATGTCTgaagtttgttttctttttccatgtTTCAGTTCGGAGGTCTTTTGACTACTGGAATTATTGCTTTCTCTGGAACGTAAGTGGCCATTCTGTGTTAGTTTTATGTTTATGAAGACATGAACTTGATTGTTGTTTCACATTTAACTTTATTTATTAATTGACAATTGATAACTTTAATGCTGAAAAGTGCGCAAGTGCAACTGTTGCAAATTGGCAATTCCAATCTGTAATTGTATAGTTTTCTACACCATTTTATATGCTTTCAACTCATCGGGGTTGGGAAATATCCTAATTATGTGCAAGTGTGTAGGTCTATTCAATTTTTATACTTTATCATGTGGAGTGGAGGAACCTTGAAACAGCTTAGCTGATATATGCTTGCAGATTTAGCTGTTGCCCCAGTGATCTCCACTTTGTTATCAATTTGATTCAAGTAGGTTGGTATGCTAGATGTAAGAACCCTGGAGCTCTTACATTCCAAAAACTTGCTGGAGGCTGTAGAGTAAAAATATACTTATACACACTTCAAATATAGGTGATAGTTGGCAGCATAGGAGTTTCAGGTTGGAGGTGGCTTAGACCTTGGACGGAGCTAAGGTCGGGTCACTTCCAACTTACCAGGCTCTATTGTCATTTTGAATATGAATTCATTTGTTGTGGCGTGAGGTGATTATTTTCCACATTCTCATTGAATTTATGAGTTAAGGCAAAAGTTGATTTATTCTGTGATCTTGTAGGTGTTATGCTGTGGCACTCCTTGAGGATAGAAAGTACTCTTCCTTAGCTCCCTTTGGTGGATTTGCATTCATAGGTGCTTGGGCAAGCTTGCTGTTATAGTGGATTGGACTAGCATACTCGCATGGGACTGGACAGATGCTCAAGCATTCTATTTACCAATCTCCTTTCATTAATTTCCAAAGGTTTATTTTCAGACCTTGTTGTATCCTTCTACTATGAATAGTTGAGACATGGAAACTGGGATTCTATTGTTACTTTGTGTGTTACTGCTGTAGTATGTTTAACGTTCTTGGAAAGAAACGTGCCCAAGAGATTGGCCGGTTGAAACTTGAACTGTCAATAGTTTACTATTGCAACAAGATTGTGGAACTTATTCTTGTTTCCTTCATAGATGATTTTTCAGTTATTCAGTTCCAGCATGTCAATGTGACTTTGAGACAGAATAATCTTATGCAACGTGGTTATGTGCTAGCTGCAGCACTTTATTAGGATTATCATAgcatagaaaagaaaatgaaatgcaATATCCAACTTAGAGACACTGCACTTTCGCATTCGACTCTCACAGCATGGTTACCCCTGCCGTACTGCACTTCTTTTTTGGGTCTCAAGATCTGTCTCCAGGTACAACAATTGATTTCACTACATAAGCAAGATAAGTAACTCAATTTGTAATGTTTATTTTCTGTAAGTACTCCTTAATTTGCCTAGTATCAGGGAATGAGCTCATAGTGGCAATAGTTATAACCTGCAAATCCACATTGAACACAAGAATTACCATGCAGAGAATCTTATAGAAAAAGTATGATTGCGATTAGTTATTTGCTGTAGAAGTAAAAGAAAGATTCGAGATTTTGTTCATGCTTACTGGGATCAAGTTCTGTAATGATGGCAGCTCCATTGAAGTAACAAGATCCGCCCTTGTGCTTGAACTTCTGGAAGTAACTATTGAAGGCATAGGAAGCATGGTCTTTCACTGTGTTGGGGAAATAGCAAGGTTGATCATCGTTAATCTTTCTACAGTCTGCACCATTCCCACATGCCCAGTCCAACGCGTTGAGCAGCACATCGTCCGGAGTTTGCTCATCAGCTATGCACCATTGCTCATATTGCCCATCTAACACATTCGTTCACAGACACACAATGCAATGCATTAGACAAGAAACATGGTAATAATAACTCTGTTCATGTACAAAACAATGTGGTTAGTTTACCAGATTGTTGAGGAATTGTTGACACAATGAGGAGAGCAAGTATTATCCAAAGCAGAGCCCTTGACATCCTTTTTTGTAGAAAAAACAAAGCAGCTAAGTCTAGAAGATCAGCTTATCTAATTGGGATGTGTAGTTGGCTCACTTGGCATCCTTTGTAGGGCTAATAAATATTTGACATGTTCTTGCTATGAGGTCTAGTTTTCTACAATAATGTCAGGAATCATGTGGTGGTGGTACACCTAAGACCAACCACGAAAAGaaccattttttctttcttctctgttttttagTACAAACTGAATGGAGTCCAGGGTATGCTTCTTTGTACTTGTACCAAGAAGAAAATTAGGAATCTTCAGATTTCAAATAAACTAAtcaaaaggggggaaaaaggcATAAAATGCATCAGATTCTTGGTTAGAAATATTCTTGGTCAGATCCTTTTCTTTGTAAGGTCTGCATTTGAGCATCGATGGCATAATTACAGTACTTGACATTAAAGTTCATAACAATCAGCTTCTCATCTTCTATATTTTGCAAACTTCATTCATGCAGAAATAAGAATAACCTGGGGAATATGAATTGCATATCCTACTTTAGAGTGTAAAGAACCAGCAATCCAGCATTACATTCTATTATCAACTTCAATTATACACACTAGGCAAAAATAAAAGGTGGAACTAGATTATCTCCCTCCATTTCTCTTATTCCTGCATCAAGAAATCAGCACAGCGAGGATGGAAGACGGCGGCTGCAAGCATTTCAAGCATTCCATAACTCTCCTCCATTAACCATGCATAGTCAGACCCACAAATAATAGTCAATTAGTCAGCAGCCTAGATTCCTGAAAACAAACAACGATTCAATATACTTACAATCACACCTTTTCTGAtgcatataaaatatttatgcaCATTAATCTttccaagaaaagaagaagcatgGCTTATTTGAGATAATATAGTGATTTAAGGCAGATTCAATCTACAGCAGAACTGATCAGAAACAAACTAACTTCTATTTCTATGATAGAGTGGTGCAGAAATAAATACCAAATCTGCATCGCTGAAGATAATGGCTGGGATCTTTCCATGTTCCACCAAATGGCGGTGAGTCTGGTCACTAGTTAGCCAACAGATGTTGCCAGGGGTCAATCCAAATATAGCAGTGATCAACCACCTGGCTGGAATGACTGGGGAGGTATATTACAAGTCATTCCACTATCGACTATGCTTGAAAAAACCGTGCCACTACTGTATACATCTGCTCGTCTTCGAATGGCTTCGACACATAATCATCCATCCCATGCTTCATGCATACTTCATTTGAAGCCTGAATCAAATCAGCCGTCATCGCTAATATTGGTGCATGCCAATGAGTCACATTTCCAAACATCTCTGGTGATGCTTCCCCAGATGCAATTTTCTCATTCACTTCACTTTCCATGCAGCGGATTAGACGGGTAGCTTCGAAGCTGCATAATTGAAGGGAAGAGTGTCAAAAATTTAGCCCATATAATTCAAAAAACCATAAAACTGGATGTCCATCAAATAAAGCATTCATAATTCATCAACTTTATTTCCTGCCAGAAGTTTATGAGCATTTGATAGAGTTCAGCACTTCATTGTACGACAATTACCACTTATGAAATCAAGACAAACATAGCTATTAAATATAGAACATTTTGGTTCCAAAAATTGATCATCCTTAGACGCTCTTCTTTTgcattattttatataaaaatatacatatatgtatgtatagattgcattcaaaaagaaagaaagaaatatatatatatgtctatatgtTATGGAGCATGCAGATTGATTACCCATCCATTTCTGGCATTTGGAGATCCATAAAGCAAGCATCAAAGTTGTGTGGTGGTGTAAGCATCATTACAGCAGCCTTGCCACTCTCCACACAAGTAACAATTGCTCCATATTTCTTTAGAGCACCTTCTGCCACTTTTCTGTTTACCACATTGTCATCCACCACCAGTATTCGCTTCTCTCTTAGTAGACTCCGACGATTTGAtagtttcttcttattttcttgACTCATATGACGACTTCCAAAGGCTTCTTGGATACAAGCAACTAagacactttgaagaagaggcTTCCTCAGTACATGATCTACCAATCCAGCTGACTTGAGCTCATTGCTTTCACTATTGCTCTTGGAGGTTGTCACTACAAAAACCTTAGGAAGTTTTCTCTGGCCTTCTGAGCCGCCACTTTGTCCGGGCCCTTTTAGCAATCGTTGGAACAGAATACCTGTATTTTTCTCCCAAGCATCTTTGTCGATAAAAACCATGGCCAAATTGGTTGAGGCACTGTGGAAAAACAATTAGTAATTCATTAACAACACAATACACAAATTTATGGCACAATAGTCTATTATATCTACATAGTCAAGATGTCACATTACAAATTTCAAACTTTGATTACATGGCATTTCAATCAAATTTAACTTAGAAATCAActggctattttttttttgaaaagaagaaatcaaCTGGCtatgaaaagaaggaaaaactaATACTTAGGAGTCCACAAGCCACAAGTTCAAACTCATTCAAGTTCAACATGTGTCAACAAGAAGCAGAACAAAGACTAGACTTTTATTCTGAAGCATTTGCTCTAGATAACCCAATAACCCATCAACATTTTCTCCAAAAAATTATGTAAATATTTCTCAGGTTCTTTGCATATTACAATGCAAGCGTTATGCACAGAAAAGAGCTCTCAATTAGGATGTGGAGTCACTAGAATTATAATAATTAGAATCTTGCATATGTTTGATGCAACTGTTAACAATGCATTACAGAGAAAGCTTCGTCGAACCAACCTTGAACTGGAAGTACTCGATAAATAAGTGCAGGCTGATTTTAGATTGGAAGCTATTTCCACTGATACATCCAACTTTTGAAGATGATATCTGGTGACCTCAGCTCTAATACTTCTATTATCAACGACAAGTGCTCTCCGCCCCCGGAGTTCAGCAAAAACTGGATCATACTGCTGCCACTTTATATCTATAGATTTCGATTCTCCTTTTCTTAAAGCTGCAGTAAATGAAAAGGTACTCCCCATGCCAGGTGTACTTACAAAACCAATCTCACCATGCATGAGATCCACCAGGCATCTGCTAATGCTCAATCCTATTCCAGTCCCTCCATATGTTCTTGAAGTGGAACTGTCTGCCTGCATAAAAGGAGTGAAGATGCGATTCTGAGCTTCTAGTGGAATTCCCACACCTGTATCCTCAACAGTTACCAATAATCTAATAAGTTCAGGTTCCTCTGCTGTGCTGTTTAACTTCTTAAAGTTCTCCCAGCTTTTCCATCTGTCAACTACTGGAAATCCACTCAATGTATTACATGTTCTATTTGTTGTATCTTTAACTAAATTCAAGACTTGTCTCAACACTGGATCCCTAACTGGGTCACCTACTTCATTAGCTAGATGCACAGAAACGAATATGTGTCCTTCCTCATGAGAGAACTGAAAGCAAAGCATGGGAGAGTCAGTGAACCAGATTATGCTACCAATAATCTATTTCCAGTTAAGGAAACGCATGAAAAATGTCTATTGATATCATCAAAAATTTGCCAATTTTTAGCTTGGATTTGACATTTGGACATCTGGAAATACAGGAAACTTGAGTCTTCTACCATCCATACTCTGTAATGTCACATGTTATAAACTTCTCTATCATGCTACATATTGAACAGCCATgaaaaatctgaaaattatgTGTTTCTATTGACATAGCATATTATATCTCCAGTTTTAAGGAGAACTGTTTTCAGTATTGTGGGAGATGTTAATATGGACCATTGTTCCACTCATCCACTGACTATTTTCAaaccaattgaaacaaaaaaataactaaCCTTTAGTGAATTTCCAACAAGATTCGTAATTATCTGCTGAAAACGTCCAGGGTCACCAACAACAATTTCAGGGACCTGATCGGAGACGTAAGCAGCCAACTTCTCTCACCCAAGGTAAAACCCAAATTTGGAACACGCACAACCGAGTTCATGTAAGAAAGGATAAGAGGAAGTGACATTTAGGCAACAAAtagttgataaaaaaaataaaaaataggagaGTTTTATTTACCTCAAGACCTTTATCATTAGATTCGCTCGAGCAAAGTGACAGAACATTATCAAGAATAGCACGCAGATCAAAAGGTACAGCTTCAAGTTCTAGCCTGCCAGATTCTATCTTAGCCTGATCGAGAAGCCCATTTATCAGTGAGATCAGATATTTCCCACAACTATGAGCATTCCGGGCATACTCCAATTCAACCGATTTGAGGCCACTATCCATCAGCAGCTGCAACATGCCTGAAACAATGGACACCAGTATTCTGTTTATAATTTCTTTCAACATTTCAGTGCTATTCTTATTATAACTGGGAGGTGTCTCATATTACCTAAAACGCCAGTCATTGGGGTCCGGATCTCATGGGATACAGTTGCAAGAAACTACAAAAGCGAGGACATTTCAGTGACAGGAGCAAGAATTAGGTCCAAAtagagaggaaagaaaaaaaagtataaaAGGTTTATACAAAGTCACTAAGTTGGTAGATCCAATATGTATGTGTTCCTCATAGCAATGACTAATCATAAATACCCATCTACATGAAAAATAGAGCACCTGAGATTTTGCCACATCTGCTGATTCTGCACGAATTTTTAGCTCCATCATCTTCCTACAGTCCTCCTCCATTTGTGCAATTCGATTTATGGCTGCAAGGAATATTTGGGCTACCAGCAGGGTAATGACTAGAACCCCCAATGATGAGCTTATTGCTGTCCAAGGTAAGGGAGGCTTTTGCTTGAATCTGCAACCAATGGAGAACTACTTGAATATGACAAAATAGGCTTCTCATGTCTAGGTGCTGATATTCTTAATATAATAAACATCTACCTGCAATGCATCTCATGCTTTCGCGATGGATCTCCAAAGTCAAGGTTACTGGTGTGCAACATACCGGTATCAGTAACTTCATCACCATACATTTTAATTGGAGCTGATGCATTAGTTGTATCATAAACATGCACAGAAATTGTTTGCTTGCTGGCAAGTTGTTGTAGAAGCTGGTCTACCAGAGATGGTACATCATATGATGCGCCTAGATAGCTGTGTATGAATTGTGCCAAGAAATAAATATCAATACCATCTTCTGAAACTGACACGTGGAATACTTTACAACAATAAACTATGGGTTCCCCAAGACAAGACATCAAGGATTTTCCAAGAAAACAGAATTACCCAGCAGTAGCTTCAACGCGTTGTTGTGGTGTAGCATCTGCAGCAAGATCAGCATTATAGACTGCAAAAGTGAGTACAACACCCAGATGATTGGACTTCAAAAGCTTAAAGGGAGATGTCAGAACACCCTTTCCGGAAGCCCTCGCTCGCAATATATTCTCACGGTCTTCCtgtataataaaattattacaCTTTTTGATCAATTGAATCAGCTTAGTGGCAGGGAATCTATGGACGTTCTTATTAGATGTGCTTTCAATGTCTATACTTTGAGGGAAAGAGTTTTTTTTAACTCAAGTAATAATATTGAATGAATTTCAAAAGGGTAGATACATATAAGAAGCTGGACATGGCTGACCATAACAGCCCAATAAGGCAATAAGAGCAACAGCTGGTTGCATATTTGAAAGCAAACTGAGAGCAAAATCACcatcttttcaaatttcaatgaagGAACTTTAACCATATAATATCATCAAGATTACAACTAATGCCACATTTAGATGATTGCAAACGTCCAACTTCTTAAAAAACTGTAGACTTGCAGTTACAGAAAAATCAGTC
Proteins encoded in this window:
- the LOC119999920 gene encoding transmembrane protein 256 homolog produces the protein MDPRMWHRVAAVSGVAALGLGTYGAHVFKPKNPAYREVWQTASIYHLVHTAALLAAPITKHPNIFGGLLTTGIIAFSGTCYAVALLEDRKYSSLAPFGGFAFIGAWASLLL
- the LOC119999918 gene encoding glucan endo-1,3-beta-glucosidase 4 isoform X2 gives rise to the protein MSRALLWIILALLIVSTIPQQSDGQYEQWCIADEQTPDDVLLNALDWACGNGADCRKINDDQPCYFPNTVKDHASYAFNSYFQKFKHKGGSCYFNGAAIITELDPSYNYCHYELIP
- the LOC119999983 gene encoding putative F-box protein At4g22660 isoform X2 produces the protein MKSQSSVSSDKYMITMTTDWASLKTDILEAIAKLLSVEDYIRAQAVCGPWQSVLKETPFKPKPHHQLPWLMLPEDSSDICRFYSFYDRKVHTKELPELCGRRCCGSSCGWMVMVDKSPDVFLLNPVTRSQIQLPPITTFPEIVGFGVSELGREEYIFRNDLGDEERRSGEFMKYCFFDKVTVVENPFPSGGYMAMGIYGDLGHLAFCREGDQRWTLVHQQDELIFFYDVVYWKGNFYAVDSAGTLVVCDLEGPVPKFRIILTPQPAIIGDKNYLVVSGDVLLLVSRRLKSCFRNVNSINCHGHDIDENVDHANSHNYNFFEDEDDDNGDDVDDKDNNNEDEDDDNGDIVDDIDYNMDDDNGDGVDDNDYNNEDEDVDNRDGVDDNEDGDNGGEVYLYKTSDFKVFEFDEEVLTWTKVTSLQNRMLFVGNNFALSLCANDFPQCKANYIYFTDDCTHGHMNYIMGASTALTAGHDLGAYDMKDGKIEPFSCCPEVTWLLWPPPFWATLSL
- the LOC119999918 gene encoding glucan endo-1,3-beta-glucosidase 4 isoform X1, translating into MSRALLWIILALLIVSTIPQQSDGQYEQWCIADEQTPDDVLLNALDWACGNGADCRKINDDQPCYFPNTVKDHASYAFNSYFQKFKHKGGSCYFNGAAIITELDPSKHEQNLESFFYFYSK